CGCCCAGTGCCTTCTGCAGATCAGCCATCATCTCGGAATCTAAGACATTCGCTTTGGGTGCGTTCAACGTCAGTCTAACGACCTGGTTGTCGTGCAAGGATTGAGTTAGAATTCTGTCAGACATAATATCTACCTCGGTAATATGGCGTCAAGGAGTTCCTCATCCCACGGATGTCCCTCGGAGAGCATCTTACGAAGCTTAATGAAATCGACTTCCCGGTTACCTTTGGGTCCTTCATTGAATGCTCTGAACCCGGCTTTCGCCTCAGTCATCATGTTCAATCCAAGCCAGTCGCGGTTTGATTGCTGATTTCTGTCCCAGTGTTCCAGTTTCTTCTTTCTCAAACTATTGAGTGTTTTGTTAATGCAGTCCGGCATCAAATACATCATCTTCGTACAGAGAGAATCTACCAACTTGTCCAGAGGTGACAGGTCGATTGTTCCGCCTTTCAGAGTTTCCTTACCCGCTTTCATCTCATCGCCCGATTTTGTTCTGCCATACACGATTTCCCCGGAGTCATCGAGCCATTGATCGGTAATAACCAGCGGATTCCGTACGAATTTGTCATCCACCTTGAGTACCGGGACCGCCTTTGTAATCAGCCCATAATTCTGCGCTTCGTAGGCGGTCCACATCTCGCATAGTGTGCAGCTCTGCATGGCGCGTTCGATCCCAACAAAGAGGTGCAGGAAATCAGTACTGCCGCCTTCCGGAGCACTCCCGTGCCTTGGGCCCGCCTGGCCGAAAACAGCCAAATCACTGGCGATAGTGAAATCGCAAGCCATTCCGATTTCTTGTCCGCCGGCGACTCGCATCCCGTTAACACGGCAGATAACGGGTTTGTCACACATGAGAATTGACGTTATCATGTCATTGAAAAGCCGCATATATTGCTTGTATTCCAACGGCCTGCCTGAATAGTACTCAGCATACTCCTTGGTGTTGCCTCCTGTACAGAATGCCTTATCTCCCACCGCGGTAAAAACAACAGCAACGACTGAACGGTCATTCGAGGCCTTACGAAATGCCAATATGACTTCCTTGACTGCGGCGGTCGTATATGAGTTGTATTGCTTGGGATTGTTTAGTGATATCCAGGCGTTATTCAATCCATCGACCGGATCGCCATTTAGATCCAGACATGGCCGCAACTCGTAGATTATCTCTTTGAATTCTACGTCGACCAAATCGTGACTAACGATATTCATACCCATTCTCTACTCTCCTATTCTGACAGATATTGTCATTCTGCAATTCCTGACCTCTCAGAATATGTTACCCAAGCAAATAGGCACTCTAAAAGTCAGGAATTAGGACCGATCGTTTCAAGAGTTTATGTTCTAACGTCTGTTGAAATATGTCGTTAATCTGTGACAATCCGAAAGTGTCAGTAAACGGTTTAAGTTTCAGCTTACCTTCAGTTGTTAGATTTATGACATCGGTATAGAGCTCAGGCTTGCATCCCCAGGTAC
This genomic interval from Candidatus Zixiibacteriota bacterium contains the following:
- the oah gene encoding 6-oxocyclohex-1-ene-1-carbonyl-CoA hydratase, whose protein sequence is MGMNIVSHDLVDVEFKEIIYELRPCLDLNGDPVDGLNNAWISLNNPKQYNSYTTAAVKEVILAFRKASNDRSVVAVVFTAVGDKAFCTGGNTKEYAEYYSGRPLEYKQYMRLFNDMITSILMCDKPVICRVNGMRVAGGQEIGMACDFTIASDLAVFGQAGPRHGSAPEGGSTDFLHLFVGIERAMQSCTLCEMWTAYEAQNYGLITKAVPVLKVDDKFVRNPLVITDQWLDDSGEIVYGRTKSGDEMKAGKETLKGGTIDLSPLDKLVDSLCTKMMYLMPDCINKTLNSLRKKKLEHWDRNQQSNRDWLGLNMMTEAKAGFRAFNEGPKGNREVDFIKLRKMLSEGHPWDEELLDAILPR